The following proteins are co-located in the Macadamia integrifolia cultivar HAES 741 chromosome 3, SCU_Mint_v3, whole genome shotgun sequence genome:
- the LOC122073689 gene encoding probable receptor-like protein kinase At5g61350, giving the protein MVNHVFVADNSQFLKTHHDIMATTSNSIASPLYQTARIFNGPTSSYNFPILQQGRHWIRLYFFPFQYQGYNMSMAIFSVTAQNFIILSNFQTQNGSVFKEFSLPVVSDNLVHSFIPAEHSFAFLSGLEVVSVPDSLNTDDAQNCGPTRDIAPDFVYGTATKMNYANATVEPNFNITWKFKVDSGFQHLIRFHFCDIVSRAHNMLYFNVHVNSWVVAPDLDLSSLTANRLAAPYYMDFVLGSSNITILSVSVGPSTSVSSRNQKAFLNGLEIMKIISPHGSKKTRRRRRRFRLIVGLVLGVLGVLVMVLGYHPLLHTVQKTTTSI; this is encoded by the exons ATGGTGAATCATGTTTTCGTTGCTGATAACTCCCAATTCCTTAAGACCCATCACGATATTATGGCTACCACTTCGAATTCCATCGCTTCTCCTCTGTATCAAACAGCTCGAATCTTCAATGGACCAACTTCTTCTTACAACTTCCCAATCCTCCAACAGGGAAGGCATTGGATACGTCTCTACTTCTTCCCATTTCAATACCAAGGATACAATATGAGTATGGCAATCTTCTCTGTTACTGCCCAAAATTTCATCATCCTCAGTAACTTCCAAACACAGAACGGTTCTGTATTCAAGGAATTCTCCCTGCCTGTAGTTTCAGACAACCTCGTCCACTCCTTCATCCCTGCCGAGCATTCCTTTGCCTTCTTAAGTGGCTTGGAAGTTGTTTCGGTCCCTGATTCACTGAACACTGATGATGCCCAAAACT GTGGACCAACCAGGGATATTGCTCCTGATTTTGTCTATGGCACAGCCACAAAGATGAACTATGCAAATGCAACAGTAGAACCTAACTTCAATATAACATGGAAGTTCAAAGTGGATTCTGGTTTTCAACATCTGATTCGATTTCACTTCTGTGATATAGTGAGTAGGGCTCATAACATGCTCTACTTCAATGTTCATGTTAATAGTTGGGTTGTTGCTCCAGATCTTGATCTTAGTTCTTTAACAGCGAATAGGTTGGCTGCTCCCTATTATATGGACTTTGTTCTTGGGTCAAGTAACATAACCATACTCTCTGTAAGCGTTGGGCCTTCTACTAGTGTTTCTAGTAGAAACCAGAAAGCGTTTCTAAATGGGTTAGAGATCATGAAAATTATCTCCCCTCATGGTTCAAAAAAgacaaggaggagaaggaggaggttTCGTTTGATTGTTGGTCTGGTTCTTGGGGTACTTGGGGTACTTGTTATGGTTCTTGGTTACCATCCTCTTCTTCATACTGTACAGAAGACGACGACTAGCATATGA
- the LOC122073158 gene encoding receptor-like protein kinase HERK 1: MTWVVKTSGNSDTDIFTSVHVREKLCVSDNHLIDCGSPTHTTVMDRVFVADESQFIRTQSDIMASTSNSIASPLYQTARIFNGTSTYNFPIRQQGRHWIRLYFFPFQYEEYNMSMAIFSVTAQNFVLLSNFQAQNGSIFKEFSLPVTSDNLVLSFIPAKHSFAFLSGLEVVSVPDTLINDTAQTVNPSGEFHGLMNEALETVWRVNMGGPLVTSQNDTLGRTWVPDQNFLMNQNDSQSVNGSVNYVQGGLTRDIAPDFVYGTAREINLENSIPSFNINMTWKFNVDAGFQHLIRFHFCDIVSISISVYNLYFNVYVNGWVVALDLDLSILTLKKLAAPYYMDFVLGSSSRTILSVSVGPSINDPISSLNAILNGLEIMKIISPPGSKKTKFGLIVCLVLGVFSVLFLVTIFFFILYRRRRLAYDHPSKSCFPFSLNRGGNTQSSSATTEFGFRFTFVALQEATNNFDETLVIGVGGFGKVYKGVLEVATKVAVKRSNPLSQQGLVEFKTEIEMLSQFRHRHLVSLIGYCHEGKEMILVYEYMENGTLKNHLYGKNLPSLSWKQRLEICIGSARGIHYLHTGPVKAIIHRDVKSANILLDENLMAKVADFGLSKTGPEIDQSHVSTVVKGSFGYLDPEYFRRQQLTEKSDVYSFGVVLFEVLCGRPVIDTSLPTEMVGLAEWAMNWQKRGQLEQITDPNLAGKIRPESLRIFAETAEKCLAEYGVDRPTMGYVLWNLEYALQLQETIATENETAENNTNQTDELSTMMNDDIGSEETSLVAEHSESSHVDDISGVSIRKSFYATDCRY; encoded by the exons ATGACTTGGGTCGTGAAGACTTCAGGAAACAGCGATACTGACATTTTCACCTCTGTACATGTGAGAGAGAAATTGTGTGTGTCAG ACAATCACCTGATAGATTGTGGATCACCCACTCATACGACGGTGATGGATCGTGTTTTCGTTGCTGATGAATCCCAATTTATTAGGACCCAAAGTGATATTATGGCTAGCACTTCCAACTCTATCGCTTCCCCTCTGTATCAAACAGCTCGAATCTTCAATGGAACATCTACTTACAATTTTCCAATCCGGCAACAGGGAAGGCACTGGATACGCCTCTACTTCTTCCCATTTCAATACGAAGAATACAACATGAGTATGGCAATCTTCTCTGTTACTGCCCAAAATTTTGTCCTCCTCAGTAACTTCCAAGCACAGAACGGTTCTATATTCAAGGAGTTCTCCCTACCTGTAACTTCAGACAACCTTGTCCTCTCCTTCATCCCTGCCAAGCATTCCTTTGCCTTCTTAAGTGGCTTGGAAGTTGTTTCGGTCCCTGATACACTGATCAACGATACTGCCCAAACTGTTAATCCTTCAGGGGAATTTCATGGTCTAATGAACGAAGCGTTGGAGACAGTTTGGAGGGTGAATATGGGTGGTCCCCTAGTCACATCCCAGAATGACACCCTTGGGAGAACTTGGGTTCCTGATCAGAATTTTCTAATGAACCAAAATGATTCCCAGTCAGTAAATGGATCTGTCAATTATGTGCAAGGTGGACTGACCAGGGATATTGCTCCTGATTTTGTCTATGGCACTGCAAGGGAGATAAACTTAGAAAATTCCATCCCCAGTTTCAATATCAATATGACGTGGAAGTTCAACGTGGATGCTGGTTTTCAGCATCTGATTCGATTTCATTTCTGTGATATCGTTAGTATATCTATCTCTGTCTACAATCTCTACTTCAATGTTTATGTTAATGGTTGGGTTGTTGCTCTAGATCTTGATCTTAGTAttttaacattaaaaaaattagcCGCTCCCTATTATATGGACTTTGTTCTTGGGTCAAGCAGTAGAACCATACTCTCAGTAAGTGTTGGGCCATCTATTAATGATCCTATTAGTAGTCTGAATGCCATTCTAAATGGGTTAGAGATCATGAAAATTATCTCCCCGCCTGGTTCAAAAAAGACGAAGTTTGGTTTGATTGTGTGTCTGGTTCTTGGGGTGTTTTCTGTGTTATTCTTGGttaccatcttcttcttcatactgTACAGAAGACGAAGACTAGCATATGATCACCCttcaaaatcatgctttcctttCTCCTTGAACAGAGGAGGGAATACGCAGAGTTCTAGTGCCACCACAGAATTTGGATTCCGCTTTACTTTTGTGGCACTGCAGGAGGCCACAAACAACTTTGATGAGACCTTGGTTATTGGGGTTGGTGGTTTTGGGAAGGTATACAAGGGGGTTCTGGAAGTTGCAACAAAGGTGGCAGTGAAGAGGAGTAATCCCCTGTCCCAACAGGGCCTTGTGGAGTTCAAGACTGAAATTGAAATGTTATCCCAGTTCCGCCACCGTCATCTGGTTTCACTGATTGGCTACTGTCATGAGGGGAAAGAAATGATACTAGTTTATGAGTACATGGAAAATGGTACCCTCAAGAATCATTTGTATGGCAAAAATCTTCCCAGCTTGAGTTGGAAACAGAGGCTCGAGATATGCATTGGATCAGCCAGAGGAATTCACTACCTTCATACTGGTCCTGTGAAGGCCATTATCCACCGGGATGTTAAGTCTGCCAACATCTTACTTGATGAAAATCTCATGGCGAAGGTTGCTGATTTTGGGCTTTCGAAGACAGGGCCTGAGATCGATCAGAGCCATGTGAGCACTGTAGTTAAAGGAAGTTTTGGGTATCTTGATCCAGAGTATTTCAGAAGACAACAACTGACTGAGAAGTCGGATGTGTACTCATTTGGGGTGGTTTTGTTTGAAGTCCTTTGTGGAAGACCTGTAATTGATACATCCCTTCCAACAGAGATGGTTGGCTTGGCTGAATGGGCAATGAATTGGCAAAAGAGAGGGCAATTAGAGCAAATCACAGATCCTAATCTTGCTGGTAAAATTAGGCCTGAATCTTTGAGGATATTTGCAGAGACAGCTGAAAAATGCCTGGCTGAGTATGGTGTTGATCGACCCACAATGGGGTATGTGTTATGGAATCTAGAATACGCACTTCAACTGCAGGAGACAATAGCCACAGAAAATGAAACCGCTGAGAACAATACCAATCAAACAGATGAGCTCTCCACAATGATGAACGACGATATCGGCAGTGAGGAGACTAGTCTTGTTGCTGAGCATTCGGAGTCATcccatgtggatgatatttcGGGTGTTTCCATTCGTAAGAGCTTTTATGCTACTGACTGTAGATATTAG